One region of Brassica napus cultivar Da-Ae chromosome A10, Da-Ae, whole genome shotgun sequence genomic DNA includes:
- the LOC106423094 gene encoding cellulose synthase-like protein D5 yields the protein MVKPPAGSSSPVTITVTPCKGSGDRSLGLTSPVPRASVSNNQNSPLSSRGPRRSSLSGGNRRSSGAGRYCSMSVEDLTAETTNNSDCVVSYTVHIPPTPDHQTVFASQESNAAEEEETNSRNRSFLSGTIFTGGFKSVTRGHVIDCSMEKADPEKKSGQICWLKGCDEKVVHGRCECGFRICRDCYFDCITSGGGKCPGCKEPYKDINDDDQDTEEEEDEDEAKPLPQMADSKLDKRLSVVKSFKNQTGDFDHTRWLFETKGTYGYGNAVWPKDGYGIGSGGYEQPPEFGERSKRPLTRKVSVSAAIISPYRLLIVLRLVALGLFLTWRIRHPNREAMWLWGSSTVCELWFAFSWLLDQLPKLCPVNRLTDLDVLKERFESPNLRNPKGRSDLPGIDVFVSTADPEKEPPLVTANTILSILAVDYPVEKLACYLSDDGGALLTFEALAQTASFASTWVPFCRKHNIEPRNPEAYFGQKRNFLKNKVRLDFVRERRRVKREYDEFKVRINSLPEAIRRRSDAYNVHEELRAKKKQMEMMMGGNPEETVKVAKATWMSDGSHWPGTWYSGETDNSRGDHAGIIQAMLAPPNAEPVYGSEADSENLIDTTEVDIRLPMLVYVSREKRPGYDHNKKAGAMNALVRTSAIMSNGPFILNLDCDHYIYNSMALREGMCFMLDRGGDRICYVQFPQRFEGIDPNDRYANHNTVFFDVSMRALDGLQGPMYVGTGCIFRRTALYGFSPPRATEHHGWLGRRKVKLSLRKPKATVKKDDEISLAMNGEYNNGEENDDGDIESLLLPKRFGNSNSFVASIPVAEYQGRLLQDLQGKGKNSRPAGSLAVPREPLDAATVAEAISVISCFYEDKTEWGKRVGWIYGSVTEDVVTGYRMHNRGWRSIYCVTKRDAFRGTAPINLTDRLHQVLRWATGSVEIFFSRNNAVFATRRMKFLQRVAYFNVGMYPFTSLFLIVYCILPAVSLFSGQFIVQSLDITFLIFLLSITLTLCMLSLLEIKWSGVTLHEWWRNEQFWVIGGTSAHPAAVLQGLLKVIAGVDISFTLTSKSSTPEDGDDEFADLYLVKWSFLMVPPLTIMMVNMIAIAVGVARTLYSPFPQWSKLVGGVFFSFWVLCHLYPFAKGLMGRRGRVPTIVFVWSGLLSIIVSMLWVYINPPAGRQDFSQFQFP from the exons ATGGTGAAACCACCAGCTGGCTCTTCTTCTCCGGTGACCATCACCGTGACACCATGTAAAGGCTCCGGCGACAGGAGCCTCGGCCTGACGAGTCCCGTCCCACGCGCCTCCGTCTCCAACAACCAGAACTCCCCTCTAAGCTCAAGAGGACCTCGCCGCAGCTCCCTCAGCGGCGGGAACCGGAGATCCAGCGGCGCGGGAAGGTACTGCTCGATGTCGGTGGAGGATCTAACCGCCGAGACGACGAACAACTCCGACTGCGTCGTGAGCTACACCGTCCACATCCCGCCGACGCCGGATCACCAGACCGTCTTCGCTTCGCAGGAGAGCAACGCcgccgaagaagaagaaacaaactcGCGGAACAGGAGCTTCCTCTCGGGAACGATATTCACCGGGGGGTTTAAATCGGTGACACGTGGCCACGTCATCGACTGCTCGATGGAGAAAGCTGATCCAGAGAAGAAATCAGGTCAGATCTGTTGGTTGAAAGGCTGCGATGAGAAGGTCGTTCACGGGAGGTGCGAGTGTGGTTTTAGAATCTGTAGAGATTGTTACTTCGATTGCATCACGAGCGGTGGCGGGAAGTGTCCTGGGTGTAAAGAGCCGTACAAAGACATCAACGATGATGATCAAGAcactgaggaggaggaggatgaagaCGAGGCGAAACCTCTTCCTCAGATGGCGGATTCGAAGCTTGACAAGAGGCTTTCGGTTGTGAAGTCATTTAAGAACCAGACGGGGGATTTCGATCACACGCGCTGGTTGTTCGAGACTAAAGGAACGTATGGGTACGGAAACGCGGTTTGGCCTAAAGACGGGTATGGAATCGGGTCGGGTGGGTATGAACAGCCACCTGAGTTTGGGGAAAGAAGCAAGAGACCTTTGACTAGGAAAGTCAGCGTCTCTGCTGCTATTATCAGTCCTTACAG ATTACTCATTGTGTTGCGTTTGGTGGCACTTGGTTTGTTCCTGACGTGGAGGATCCGCCACCCGAACCGAGAGGCGATGTGGTTGTGGGGTAGCTCAACGGTCTGTGAGCTTTGGTTCGCCTTCTCCTGGCTTTTGGACCAGCTTCCGAAGCTCTGTCCTGTCAACAGACTAACCGATTTAGATGTTCTTAAAGAGCGTTTTGAGTCTCCCAACCTCAGAAACCCCAAAGGAAGATCTGATCTACCCGGAATCGATGTGTTTGTTTCGACGGCAGATCCTGAGAAGGAGCCTCCTCTGGTCACAGCCAACACCATTCTCTCCATACTAGCCGTTGATTACCCTGTGGAGAAGCTCGCTTGTTACTTATCAGACGATGGAGGAGCTTTGCTAACGTTCGAGGCCTTGGCTCAGACGGCTAGCTTCGCTAGCACGTGGGTGCCGTTTTGCAGGAAGCATAATATAGAGCCGAGGAACCCTGAGGCTTACTTTGGCCAGAAGCGTAACTTCCTCAAGAACAAAGTGAGGCTTGATTTTGTGAGGGAGAGGAGGAGAGTGAAGAGGGAGTATGATGAGTTTAAAGTGCGGATCAACTCGTTGCCTGAGGCGATTAGGAGGAGGTCTGATGCTTATAATGTGCATGAGGAGCTAAGGGCTAAGAAGAAACAGATGGAGATGATGATGGGAGGCAATCCTGAAGAGACTGTTAAAGTTGCGAAGGCCACTTGGATGTCTGATGGGTCTCACTGGCCAGGGACTTGGTACTCTGGAGAAACTGATAACTCTCGTGGAGATCATGCTGGAATCATTCAG GCAATGTTAGCTCCTCCTAATGCAGAACCGGTTTACGGATCTGAAGCAGATTCTGAGAACTTAATTGACACAACAGAAGTTGACATCAGGCTACCAATGCTAGTCTATGTATCTCGAGAGAAGCGGCCAGGTTATGACCACAACAAGAAAGCAGGAGCCATGAATGCTTTAGTCAGAACCAGCGCAATCATGTCTAATGGACCGTTCATCCTCAATCTCGACTGCGACCACTACATCTACAACTCCATGGCCTTGAGAGAAGGAATGTGCTTCATGCTTGATCGTGGTGGTGACAGAATCTGCTACGTTCAGTTCCCTCAGAGGTTTGAAGGTATCGACCCAAACGACCGTTACGCAAACCACAACACTGTCTTCTTTGATGTTAGTATGAGAGCTTTGGATGGACTTCAAGGTCCAATGTACGTTGGAACTGGCTGCATCTTCCGCAGAACGGCTCTTTACGGTTTTAGCCCGCCGAGAGCAACCGAGCATCATGGCTGGCTTGGGAGAAGAAAGGTGAAGTTGTCACTAAGGAAACCAAAAGCTACGGTGAAGAAAGATGATGAGATTTCATTGGCTATGAATGGAGAATACAACAACGGAGAAGAGAACGATGATGGAGACATCGAGTCTCTCCTTCTCCCAAAGAGATTCGGTAACTCAAACTCTTTCGTCGCTTCGATCCCTGTTGCTGAGTACCAAGGGAGGCTCTTACAGGACCTGCAAGGCAAAGGCAAGAACAGTAGACCAGCTGGCTCACTCGCTGTCCCACGTGAGCCTCTGGACGCAGCCACGGTGGCTGAAGCCATCAGCGTGATCTCTTGCTTCTACGAGGATAAAACAGAGTGGGGCAAAAGAGTTGGATGGATCTACGGCTCTGTAACGGAAGATGTGGTCACGGGGTATCGTATGCACAACAGAGGATGGAGATCTATCTACTGCGTGACGAAACGAGACGCCTTCAGAGGAACAGCTCCGATCAATCTAACGGATAGGCTTCACCAGGTTCTGAGATGGGCAACAGGGTCAGTAGAGATCTTCTTCTCAAGGAACAACGCTGTTTTCGCCACAAGAAGGATGAAGTTCTTGCAGAGAGTAGCTTACTTCAACGTGGGGATGTATCCGTTCACGTCTCTCTTCCTCATCGTCTACTGCATTCTCCCCGCGGTATCACTCTTCTCGGGGCAGTTCATAGTCCAGTCCCTCGACATAACGTTCCTCATCTTCCTGCTCTCCATAACACTCACTCTCTGCATGTTGTCACTCCTCGAGATCAAGTGGTCAGGCGTTACTCTCCACGAGTGGTGGAGGAACGAGCAGTTTTGGGTGATTGGTGGGACAAGCGCGCACCCTGCAGCCGTTCTCCAAGGTCTTCTCAAGGTTATTGCTGGTGTTGATATCTCCTTCACCTTGACTTCCAAGTCATCTACGCCTGAAGACGGAGACGACGAGTTTGCGGATCTGTACCTTGTGAAATGGAGCTTTCTGATGGTTCCTCCGTTGACGATCATGATGGTGAACATGATTGCTATTGCGGTTGGGGTAGCGAGGACTCTGTACAGTCCGTTTCCGCAGTGGAGTAAGCTTGTGGGTGGAGTGTTCTTCAGCTTTTGGGTGCTGTGTCATCTCTATCCGTTTGCTAAAGGGTTGATGGGAAGGAGAGGGAGAGTGCCTACGATTGTGTTTGTGTGGTCTGGTCTGCTCTCGATCATTGTCTCGATGCTTTGGGTTTATATCAACCCTCCTGCTGGGAGACAGGACTTTTCTCAGTTTCAGTTCCCTTAA